In Paenibacillus ihbetae, the following are encoded in one genomic region:
- a CDS encoding VWA domain-containing protein, which yields MGVQFSHPWLLLLLIPAAIFLYYAYRSDFRLSGFRRKLALGLRTLVILLLVFMLSGLHGFTVLRDKQVVFLADRSDSMGDSSRITSWISESMAAKGEDDTTAVVSTGLEGAVERRLSADESAGASLNALLEGRFTGLESGLQLAGSLLDGNGDSRIVLISDGEENVGSMTAAARLLKDRGIAVDVLPAPKQEIRDVAVEELKVPEKLYQAESFYVEALIRSTFKTAGELRIYEDNREIGRERVEVSPGENRFAIKGLAKNPGLHRYRAEIFMDGDESAANNAAYDFTRVDGAPRVLIVEGAPGTSGNITAALESGMIGTEVIPPELLPLDAAKYAAYDSIIFNNVSGSRVGGKQMELIEQAVRSFGIGFMMAGGEDSFGMGGYFKTPIEKALPVSMELEGKREIPSLGLILVIDRSGSMSGEKIELAKESAMRTVELLRPKDTVGVVAFDDAPWWVVPPQTLENKEEIISSIQSIPSNGGTNIYPAVSSALDEMLKIKSQRRHIILMTDGQSAFNSGYQDLTDTMVKNKITMSSVAVGMDADVNLLQTLAEAAKGRFYFVEDETTLPAIFSREAVMLAKSYIVDKPFVPALQQAGDWGSLFQEGVPGLYGYVAATPKSTAQTVLVSPEPDPVLARWQYGSGRSVAWTSDLNGKWSKEWVSWNAFADTLTEIVKWTFPQFTSSPYEVTTVTAGNQVKLQVTTDGENPPEKLNAVIGDEEAGEQKVELVQEAPGRYTGLVDVTKPGAFLLSLEDASGDGSKAAAPGTGFVVPYSPEYRISSGEGEEGLTRLAELTGGRVLSWDNPAEVFAGKATSRTQLHDWSYPLLVAALLLWVADIAVRRLALPWAAIGARLAALLRRRPAPAGEAGQRTGLERLAARKARAATFYGGGQASPPTKAPPAQQRSGAGASAGGGNPAPAPGAAPAGGRKAQPEARAPQRGAAPLREERPAKAKPAAGEGARRGSAPPPPPKAPGGGERRPEGTGPAAGGGSSMDRLLQAKKRGTRR from the coding sequence GTGGGCGTTCAATTTAGTCATCCATGGTTGCTGCTGCTGCTGATCCCGGCAGCGATCTTTCTGTATTATGCATACCGGTCGGATTTCCGGTTAAGCGGCTTTCGGCGGAAGCTGGCGCTGGGTCTCAGAACCTTGGTCATTTTGCTGCTCGTCTTCATGCTGTCGGGCCTGCACGGGTTCACCGTGCTGCGGGATAAACAGGTCGTCTTTTTGGCGGACCGATCGGACAGCATGGGAGACTCGTCACGGATCACAAGCTGGATCAGCGAGTCCATGGCAGCGAAAGGGGAAGATGATACAACCGCGGTCGTCTCCACGGGCCTCGAAGGCGCAGTGGAGCGGCGTCTCTCGGCGGACGAGTCGGCCGGTGCGTCTTTGAATGCGCTGCTCGAAGGGCGGTTCACGGGATTGGAGTCGGGCTTGCAGCTTGCCGGAAGCCTTTTGGACGGAAACGGCGATTCCCGAATCGTGCTGATCTCCGACGGGGAAGAGAATGTCGGAAGCATGACGGCCGCCGCAAGGCTGCTGAAGGATCGCGGCATCGCGGTGGATGTCCTCCCGGCTCCGAAGCAAGAGATTCGGGATGTCGCCGTCGAGGAGCTGAAGGTGCCGGAGAAGCTTTACCAAGCGGAATCCTTTTATGTGGAGGCGCTCATCCGCAGCACCTTCAAAACCGCCGGCGAGCTGCGCATTTATGAGGACAACCGGGAAATCGGCCGGGAGCGCGTGGAAGTATCGCCAGGGGAGAACCGTTTTGCGATCAAGGGACTCGCCAAGAATCCGGGGCTTCACCGGTACCGGGCCGAAATATTCATGGACGGGGATGAATCAGCGGCCAACAATGCCGCGTATGATTTTACCCGGGTCGACGGAGCGCCGAGGGTGCTGATCGTTGAGGGCGCCCCCGGTACCTCCGGCAACATTACGGCTGCTCTAGAATCCGGCATGATCGGTACCGAGGTCATCCCGCCGGAGCTGCTGCCGCTCGATGCCGCCAAGTACGCCGCTTATGACAGCATCATTTTCAACAATGTTTCAGGCAGCCGTGTCGGCGGCAAACAAATGGAGCTGATCGAACAGGCGGTCCGCAGCTTCGGCATCGGGTTCATGATGGCCGGCGGCGAGGACAGCTTCGGGATGGGCGGATATTTCAAGACGCCGATCGAGAAGGCGCTGCCTGTGTCCATGGAGCTGGAGGGCAAGCGGGAAATCCCATCGCTCGGGCTGATCCTGGTCATTGACCGTTCGGGAAGCATGAGCGGGGAAAAGATCGAGCTTGCGAAGGAATCCGCGATGCGTACGGTGGAGCTCCTCAGGCCGAAAGATACGGTCGGGGTGGTCGCTTTCGACGATGCGCCTTGGTGGGTGGTGCCCCCGCAGACACTGGAAAATAAGGAAGAGATCATCAGCAGCATCCAGTCGATCCCGAGCAACGGCGGCACGAATATTTATCCGGCGGTTTCGTCCGCCTTGGATGAGATGCTGAAAATCAAATCGCAGCGCAGGCATATCATTCTGATGACCGACGGCCAGTCGGCCTTCAATTCGGGGTATCAGGATCTGACCGATACGATGGTGAAGAATAAAATCACGATGTCCTCGGTAGCGGTGGGGATGGATGCGGACGTCAACCTGCTGCAAACCCTGGCGGAAGCCGCCAAGGGACGTTTCTACTTCGTGGAGGACGAAACGACGCTGCCGGCGATATTCAGCCGTGAAGCCGTCATGCTGGCCAAGTCCTATATTGTCGATAAGCCGTTCGTCCCTGCGCTTCAGCAGGCGGGGGACTGGGGAAGCTTGTTTCAGGAGGGCGTCCCGGGGCTGTACGGGTATGTGGCGGCAACGCCGAAATCGACGGCTCAGACGGTGCTGGTCAGCCCCGAGCCGGATCCGGTGCTTGCCCGCTGGCAGTACGGATCGGGCCGAAGCGTGGCGTGGACGAGCGATTTGAACGGGAAATGGTCGAAGGAATGGGTGTCCTGGAACGCCTTTGCGGATACGCTGACGGAGATCGTGAAATGGACGTTCCCGCAGTTTACCTCCTCGCCTTATGAGGTTACGACGGTAACGGCCGGAAACCAGGTAAAGCTGCAGGTAACGACCGACGGGGAGAATCCGCCGGAGAAGCTGAATGCGGTCATAGGCGATGAAGAAGCCGGCGAGCAGAAGGTAGAGCTGGTCCAGGAAGCGCCGGGCCGCTATACAGGGCTGGTGGATGTGACGAAGCCGGGCGCCTTCCTCCTCTCGCTCGAGGATGCGAGCGGAGACGGATCGAAAGCGGCAGCGCCGGGAACGGGCTTTGTCGTCCCTTATTCGCCGGAATACCGGATCTCGTCCGGGGAGGGCGAGGAAGGACTGACCCGTCTTGCAGAGCTTACGGGCGGACGCGTGCTGTCCTGGGATAATCCCGCCGAGGTATTCGCCGGGAAGGCGACTTCCCGGACGCAGCTGCATGACTGGAGCTACCCGCTGCTGGTTGCGGCCCTGCTGCTCTGGGTCGCCGACATCGCCGTGCGGCGCCTGGCGCTGCCATGGGCCGCCATCGGCGCCCGCCTGGCCGCCCTGCTCCGCAGGCGGCCGGCTCCCGCCGGCGAGGCCGGGCAGCGCACCGGCCTCGAGCGGCTGGCGGCGCGCAAAGCCCGCGCCGCCACCTTTTACGGCGGCGGCCAGGCATCGCCGCCGACCAAGGCGCCGCCCGCGCAGCAGCGCAGCGGCGCAGGCGCATCCGCCGGGGGCGGGAACCCCGCCCCGGCGCCCGGCGCGGCTCCGGCTGGGGGCCGCAAGGCCCAGCCGGAGGCACGCGCTCCGCAGCGGGGGGCCGCCCCGCTGCGGGAAGAGCGGCCGGCGAAGGCGAAGCCGGCCGCAGGGGAGGGCGCGCGCCGCGGAAGCGCGCCGCCCCCGCCGCCGAAGGCACCGGGGGGCGGAGAGCGCCGGCCCGAGGGAACCGGGCCGGCTGCGGGAGGAGGCTCCTCCATGGATCGCCTCCTCCAGGCCAAGAAGCGGGGAACCCGCCGATGA
- a CDS encoding vWA domain-containing protein, producing the protein MGIQSWMSLWFGLTLPAIMLMYMFKRKYVDTTVPSHLLWERVLKNLEANRPWQKLQNRLLLWLQLLAAALMVFALMQPFMQVSGGSAHIVIVADTSGSMSAQMQPEGSGEAEASSRMEQLKERLKAYIRDHGRRSEITLLSTGPSPVTHVSHESERGAIDRAIEELHPYYGTASYRETLSLAAALTREEPDAEVVVFTDSHWRQDSVPIAFEVPVSVETIPGAAKHNVSIEQFGVSPKGATGSSYEGVAVVSSNAEGASSVEVNLYGDSQLLASRVVELEPKKKATASFSDLPFAEVYRLELASEDGYAADNESFAFGTGRSSARVLLLTSGNLFLEKALQLSGAEVTRIAVNGSAGGQGDQASGKQGEGGQDEGGQGAENKNDRTEPDIPPVPDGEFDLLVMDGSIPEGFTQGKWAELARQTPLWTIGGDGPKVGSEGGRPVLARHPLTSYLTMSGVYFGKLIDQQPAWGEPVIRLGEQPLVYAGVAEGRPRLSFQFLLQDSDLPLSPEFPVLVNNALDWMTSGSGTGLGRFMAGAQADIPVAADTVSAKWVPKSGLALADGPASAEVQRSESGISSVQAVPEVPGLYAFEQRNEAGETTSYWLAVTADPYEADWSTEQGPTVSQTGSDAESGGEDQGSGASAAEQRRAASQAGSLMPWLAALALAVIAAEWGVYQRGRSI; encoded by the coding sequence GTGGGGATTCAATCATGGATGAGCCTGTGGTTCGGTCTAACGCTGCCGGCCATCATGCTGATGTATATGTTCAAACGAAAATATGTGGATACAACGGTTCCCAGCCACCTGTTATGGGAGCGAGTACTTAAAAACCTGGAGGCCAACAGGCCATGGCAGAAGCTGCAGAACCGGCTTCTGCTATGGCTGCAGCTTTTGGCTGCCGCGCTGATGGTCTTCGCCCTGATGCAGCCCTTTATGCAGGTGTCCGGCGGCAGCGCCCATATCGTTATCGTTGCCGATACCTCGGGCAGCATGAGCGCGCAGATGCAGCCAGAAGGCAGCGGGGAAGCGGAAGCCTCCTCCCGAATGGAGCAGCTGAAGGAGCGCTTGAAGGCGTACATCCGGGATCACGGGAGACGGAGCGAGATTACGCTGCTGTCGACCGGACCCAGTCCTGTAACGCATGTATCCCATGAAAGCGAGCGTGGCGCGATCGACCGAGCGATTGAAGAGCTGCATCCTTATTACGGAACGGCATCGTACCGGGAGACACTTTCGCTCGCAGCGGCATTGACAAGGGAGGAGCCCGACGCCGAGGTTGTCGTATTCACGGACAGCCACTGGCGGCAGGATTCGGTCCCGATCGCTTTCGAGGTGCCGGTATCGGTGGAGACGATACCGGGAGCGGCGAAACACAACGTATCGATCGAGCAGTTCGGCGTTTCTCCCAAGGGGGCGACGGGATCCTCGTACGAGGGCGTGGCGGTGGTCAGCTCGAACGCGGAGGGGGCCTCCTCCGTCGAGGTAAATCTGTACGGAGACAGCCAGCTGCTCGCGAGCAGAGTCGTTGAGCTTGAGCCCAAGAAAAAGGCGACTGCGTCTTTTTCCGATCTCCCGTTTGCAGAGGTGTACCGGCTCGAGCTGGCATCCGAGGACGGTTATGCGGCCGATAATGAATCATTTGCCTTCGGAACCGGCCGCAGCTCCGCAAGGGTGCTGCTGTTAACCTCAGGCAATCTGTTTCTGGAGAAGGCGCTGCAGCTAAGCGGAGCGGAAGTGACCCGGATCGCCGTGAATGGGTCGGCCGGCGGTCAAGGCGACCAAGCTTCAGGAAAACAAGGGGAAGGCGGTCAGGACGAAGGCGGTCAAGGCGCAGAAAACAAGAATGACCGTACAGAACCGGATATTCCACCTGTTCCGGACGGCGAATTCGATCTGCTTGTTATGGACGGAAGCATTCCAGAGGGCTTCACGCAGGGGAAATGGGCAGAACTGGCCCGGCAAACGCCGCTGTGGACTATCGGCGGAGATGGACCGAAGGTCGGGAGCGAGGGCGGGCGGCCTGTCCTGGCCCGGCATCCGCTCACTTCGTATCTGACCATGTCCGGCGTTTATTTCGGCAAGCTGATCGATCAGCAGCCGGCTTGGGGAGAGCCGGTTATCCGGCTGGGGGAGCAGCCGCTTGTATACGCCGGTGTGGCCGAAGGCCGCCCGCGGCTGTCCTTCCAGTTCCTGCTGCAGGACAGCGACCTCCCCTTGTCGCCGGAGTTCCCGGTGCTTGTAAACAATGCGCTGGATTGGATGACTTCCGGCTCGGGGACCGGGCTTGGCCGATTCATGGCCGGCGCGCAGGCGGATATTCCGGTAGCGGCCGATACGGTATCCGCGAAGTGGGTACCCAAGAGCGGGCTTGCCCTTGCGGACGGCCCGGCCTCCGCGGAGGTGCAGCGGAGCGAGAGCGGCATTTCCTCGGTGCAGGCGGTACCGGAGGTTCCGGGACTGTATGCGTTTGAACAGCGGAACGAAGCGGGAGAGACAACGTCGTATTGGCTCGCGGTGACGGCCGATCCGTACGAAGCGGACTGGAGCACGGAGCAAGGTCCGACGGTGAGTCAGACCGGCTCTGACGCAGAGTCCGGCGGAGAAGATCAAGGCAGCGGCGCTTCGGCTGCAGAGCAGCGCAGAGCGGCCAGTCAGGCCGGTTCGCTTATGCCTTGGCTCGCGGCACTCGCGCTGGCCGTGATCGCTGCAGAATGGGGGGTGTACCAGCGTGGGCGTTCAATTTAG